Within Oribacterium sp. oral taxon 102, the genomic segment GATGGCGCGGGCAAGCACAGGATCCTTCGCTGCCATATTGTAGAGCGCGCCATGGGGCTTCACATGCTGCATCCTCTGCCCTCTTACCCGGAGGAAGGCGTCCAACGCCCCCAGCTGATATAGCACATACGCCTTTGCCTCTGCGGGACTCAGCTGCATATTCCGTCTTCCGAAGCCCATGAGATCAGGAAAGCCCGGGTGTGCCCCTACCGCCGCCCCGGCTACAGCAGCCCGCTCTACGGTTTTCTCCATAACGCAGGGATCTGCGGCATGAAAGCCGCAGGCGGCATTGACAGAGCTGACCAAAGGAATGATTCGCTCGTCCATTCCCAGCGTATAGCGTCCGAAGCTCTCTCCGATATCACTATTCAGATCTACTCTCATCCGCCCGTCCTCCCTGCATGAATGCCTCTACGAAGCCGGTATCTGCCCTTCCCTCCCGGAAGGCGTCCGCCTGCATGATCTTGTACTGGAAATCCAGATTGGTATTTACGCCCAGTATCACTGTCTCATCCAGCGCCGCCCGCATCTTCCGGATCGCCGCCTCACGGGTATCCGCATAGACCATAAGCTTCGCGATCATGGAATCATAGTCCGGAGGAATCACATAGCCGGTATACAGTGCCGTATCTACCCGCACGCCGTTCCCACCCGGCAGGTGCAGGTGCGTCACCCGCCCCGGGCTGGGCATGAAGTTCTGCTCCGGGATTTCCGCATTGATCCGGCACTCGATGGCATGCCCCCGGAGCAGCACCTGCTCCTGTGTGAAGGAAAGCGGCTCCCCCGCCG encodes:
- a CDS encoding LamB/YcsF family protein, whose product is MRVDLNSDIGESFGRYTLGMDERIIPLVSSVNAACGFHAADPCVMEKTVERAAVAGAAVGAHPGFPDLMGFGRRNMQLSPAEAKAYVLYQLGALDAFLRVRGQRMQHVKPHGALYNMAAKDPVLARAICEAVLAFDRELIVLALFGGALYQTAKELGLRTASEVFADRAYEADGTLVPRSKPGAMLTDETLAIARVVRMVTEGRLTAVDGQDIPIRADSICVHGDGEKALLFVERIRAALERKGVEICPLREMAL